The Dreissena polymorpha isolate Duluth1 chromosome 10, UMN_Dpol_1.0, whole genome shotgun sequence genome includes a region encoding these proteins:
- the LOC127848768 gene encoding uncharacterized protein LOC127848768, with translation MEFSLAAKESDTIWDLTCSACKELEAQCHCEECCKGFCDSCVKLHNQLYKTHTVFGREQMDKWPLAKSTLDSLEQCGEHIDEKIKLFCDDHSQLCCHICVALHHRSCSNVSLIEEANKYSIADVHHLSSNIQKIQEELKNLKNKSECNLLSLEMKYQQIKEEIDTMRQKINKELDRLERATMQEVEKLIAKSKISLTKERDKSDSIHESLQCLSKVANEVCNKSSKLLFIALEKSQKQIKDSELFLKESKVTHEYGMEFVPSNDIERYLFKCAGLGRVCKPNGVISLHKKSEYSVKMSTDRFTCHTYAICELPTGETLLLDYNNDKVKLLDKNYQCLSNCEVLKFSYDMCLISASEVVVTTNETSGIAGLHVLQVITVRNDRLEKGWMLQLPHRCFGVAHHEGDLYVTSGNALYQYTLTGTIVKKLFEDTTSSNTVYKCAVNFMGDQIYVTNNNKHTLLTLAMDGKVISTFSDIDLKGPRGVHVTAGGQVLVCGHGSNNIIQVDSEGKKKLVTLRRTE, from the exons ATGGAGTTTTCTCTTGCAGCAAAAGAATCAGATACGATATGGGACTTAACTTGTTCGGCTTGCAAGGAGCTAGAGGCTCAGTGTCATTGTGAGGAATGTTGCAAGGGTTTCTGCGACAGCTGTGTAAAACTGCACAATCAACTTTACAAGACCCACACTGTGTTTGGCAGAGAACAAATGGATAAATGGCCGCTTGCCAAGTCAACTTTAGACAGTCTGGAGCAGTGTGGAGAGCATATCGACGAGAAAATAAAACTGTTCTGTGATGACCATAGTCAACTTTGTTGTCACATTTGCGTGGCACTTCATCACag ATCATGCAGTAACGTCAGCCTTATAGAGGAGGCAAACAAATATTCAATTGCAGACGTCCATCATCTGTCATCAAACATTCAGAAAATACAAGAAGAATTGAAGAACCTGAAAAACAAATCAGAATGCAATCTTCTGTCGCTTGAGATGAAATACCAGCAAATTAAGGAAGAGATCGACACAATgagacagaaaataaataaagaattagATCGGCTAGAAAGAGCAACAATGCAAGAAGTGGAAAAATTGATTGCTAAATCTAAAATATCTCTTACTAAAGAAAGAGATAAGTCAGACAGCATTCATGAAAGTCTGCAATGTCTCAGTAAAGTGGCAAATGAAGTTTGCAACAAGAGTAGTAAACTTCTTTTTATAGCTTTAGAAAAAAGTCAAAAACAGATCAAGGACTCTGAGTTATTTCTAAAAGAGTCGAAAGTAACACATGAATATGGTATGGAATTTGTACCCAGTAACGACATTGAGAGGTATTTATTCAAATGTGCAGGACTGGGGAGAGTTTGCAAGCCGAATGGTGTTATTTCGCTGCATAAAAAGTCAGAATATAGCGTTAAAATGTCGACTGATAGGTTTACATGCCATACATATGCAATATGTGAGCTTCCTACTGGCGAGACACTTTTACTGGACTATAATAACGATAAAGTCAAACTGTTAGACAAGAATTATCAGTGTTTGAGCAATTGCGAAGTTCTTAAATTTTCATATGACATGTGTCTGATATCTGCAAGTGAGGTGGTTGTTACAACAAATGAGACAAGCGGTATTGCCGGTTTACACGTTCTACAGGTGATAACTGTCAGGAATGACAGGTTGGAGAAGGGATGGATGCTTCAGCTTCCACATAGGTGTTTTGGTGTTGCCCATCATGAGGGTGATCTGTACGTAACTTCCGGTAATGCTCTTTATCAGTACACTCTGACTGGAACAATAGTAAAGAAACTGTTCGAGGACACAACGAGTTCTAATACAG tgtacaaatgtgCTGTAAACTTCATGGGTGACCAGATCTACGTCACCAACAATAACAAACACACACTTCTCACACTTGCCATGGATGGAAAAGTTATCTCCACCTTTTCTGACATTGATCTAAAAGGCCCACGGGGTGTTCATGTGACAGCTGGTGGACAAGTGCTCGTTTGTGGCCATGGATCAAATAATATTATACAGGTGGACAGCGAGGGAAAGAAGAAGCTGGTCACACTGAGAAGGACGGAGTGA